The proteins below are encoded in one region of Phaeodactylum tricornutum CCAP 1055/1 chromosome 3, complete sequence:
- a CDS encoding predicted protein, whose amino-acid sequence MSRRPRHVVNGRLVPRTHGMLGSWYSRLWNRRTLTVLVLLFSFAITNPANDPWTVQYVLSGRRLSPHLPPSRRLPKESGYVTNYGVFALQERLTYLRIHVLGMTWDCSYVDEETGALCLEIQERLAYAQRPLLWDSSDRAFSTYRLLSTGIVLSALLTYCAYGPLRSGYAVVDWYLELLRPHSDHVTLWSTLWSLVQANWFVYPALLRMEQLVSSQSSTSWFYMANDGWNFAMSAVCIVSLTAVVRALATHRQRQHTRFAGSHPTTTRTRSVPGSGWSLLVSAFLGYLRGAQRDPFSATVLLWGNAVEVVPLSWCWLLWILAIDGLPTVLFWVLSNWSGAALGAYQLQQYRGYAGHAANLWRSLHQTFGSFWGKGRN is encoded by the coding sequence ATGTCCCGACGACCCCGTCACGTGGTCAACGGGCGACTCGTTCCTCGTACCCACGGCATGTTGGGCTCCTGGTACAGTAGACTTTGGAATCGTAGAACTTTAACGGTGCTGGTACTTTTGTTTAGTTTCGCCATCACCAACCCAGCCAACGATCCATGGACGGTACAATACGTACTATCTGGTAGGCGTCTGTCACCACATCTACCACCGTCTCGTCGCTTACCAAAGGAGTCAGGTTATGTCACCAATTATGGCGTTTTTGCCCTGCAGGAACGCCTCACCTACCTACGAATTCATGTACTTGGAATGACATGGGATTGTTCCTATGTAGATGAGGAAACGGGGGCGCTGTGTTTGGAGATACAGGAACGCTTGGCGTATGCCCAGCGTCCCTTGTTGTGGGACTCCTCGGATCGTGCATTTTCTACATACCGCCTTCTTTCGACAGGAATTGTTCTCTCCGCTTTGCTTACCTACTGTGCGTACGGTCCACTCCGGTCAGGATACGCCGTCGTTGATTGGTATCTTGAATTGCTGAGACCACATTCTGATCACGTCACGCTGTGGTCCACACTATGGTCCCTGGTGCAGGCCAATTGGTTCGTCTACCCGGCCTTGCTGCGAATGGAACAGCTCGTGTCATCCCAATCATCTACGTCCTGGTTCTACATGGCCAACGACGGCTGGAATTTTGCCATGTCGGCCGTTTGCATTGTGAGTCTGACCGCAGTTGTGCGTGCTCTCGCAACGCaccggcaacgacaacacaCTCGATTCGCTGGAAGCCACCCCACGACAACCCGAACACGATCCGTGCCTGGTTCGGGATGGAGCCTATTGGTCAGCGCTTTTCTGGGTTATCTGCGTGGGGCACAGCGGGATCCTTTCTCCGCAACGGTTTTGCTGTGGGGCAACGCGGTCGAAGTTGTGCCGTTGTCGTGGTGCTGGTTGTTGTGGATACTGGCAATCGACGGGTTACCTACGGTGCTCTTTTGGGTTCTGTCCAACTGGTCAGGGGCCGCATTAGGCGCCTATCAGTTACAACAGTATCGGGGATATGCAGGACACGCCGCCAATCTTTGGAGAAGTCTCCATCAAACGTTCGGTTCGTTTTGGGGAAAAGGCAGAAACTGA
- a CDS encoding predicted protein yields the protein MPESDERKEDEDVTVVNDDSFLAIGGRKGHVMEIIHGNVLQLFRSFRWKAIPRCTGRYTCRDHEQVSHLTPLQMLQHIQSASSADGSPAKLRFDATEWKSWMLKLPGKTDELWVVPLDSANQTGIITYVKTKEVQDHVPERIATDPADTLNSKCYVHTLNTVSGFRRKLAALGLRVNELSIEMA from the coding sequence ATGCCTGAGAGcgacgaaagaaaagaagacgaagatgtgaccgtcgtcaacgacgaTTCGTTTTTGGCGattggaggaagaaaaggccaCGTTATGGAGATCATTCACGGGAACGTGTTGCAGCTGTTTCGATCGTTTCGATGGAAGGCCATTCCCCGATGCACGGGTCGCTATACGTGTCGTGACCACGAGCAGGTCTCCCACTTGACGCCACTGCAAATGCTACAACACATTCAGAGTGCATCTTCTGCGGATGGGAGTCCCGCGAAGCTACGGTTTGACGCTACGGAATGGAAGAGTTGGATGTTGAAATTGCCTGGGAAAACAGACGAGCTGTGGGTTGTACCTCTGGACAGCGCGAACCAGACTGGGATTATAACGTACGTCAAAACGAAGGAAGTTCAAGATCACGTCCCTGAACGGATTGCGACTGATCCAGCTGATACGCTGAATTCTAAATGCTACGTGCACACGCTCAACACCGTGTCTGGGTTTCGACGCAAGTTGGCAGCACTCGGCCTACGTGTAAACGAGTTAAGCATCGAAATGGCCTAG
- a CDS encoding predicted protein, with the protein MSETTVSASDWIKGISLSILASMIGGASKLAIRKSWLLQQRWEDEIENHLHAGDSLLRIRSIASLAESSDSEDGLEDDEENSRTLAVVANEIDSTDSVTDNDEARLRYENAGLEMMEAIRKKQRYLAYTLRGSGMFGMTCLNPLCCVLAMNYASPSILAPFSGLTLVWIVLLSRPLIRESPSRRQVVAAVFIIVGEVVVAVFGDHKNDEGKLVAHGKRKYLEGNLTRLSVILNKRQSYLEVSFMLYFGGTVLLMLLLVHWMRSGSPILKRFAWGVSGGIITGLQNFLKDSLILIKAVKISDAEESYPWFGVLLIVLAVSTSFGGLLLLTACMKRFDATYSSAMFVGSFVVSASIMSAIHYNTFSQLQSLANLILYPAGLLILMAGVLILVQESRKHSDPGDRATIVLEDPATPRQRNGPVRLVSYQRMRNW; encoded by the exons ATGTCGGAGACTACAGTAAGCGCGTCGGACTGGATTAAAGGAATATCTTTGTCGATACTGGCTTCCATGATTGGTGGTGCGTCGAAACTAGCAATTCGCAAAAGTTGGCTCCTGCAGCAACGCTGggaagacgaaattgaaaaCCATCTCCACGCTGGGGATTCTCTTCTACGCATTCGCTCGATTGCTTCTCTGGCAGAATCTTCCGACAGTGAAGACGGCctcgaagatgacgaagagaaTTCGCGCACGCTCGCCGTCGTGGCGAACGAAATAGACTCAACGGACAGCGTAACTGACAATGATGAAGCACGATTGCGATACGAGAATGCAGGTTTGGAAATGATGGAGGCCATAAGGAAGAAGCAACGCTACTTGGCTTACACGCTAAGAGGAAGCGGAATGTTTGGCATGACATGTTTGAATCCGCTGTGCTGTGTGCTGGCTATGAACTACGCTTCTCCCAGTATTCTGGCACCGTTTTCGGGTCTTACACTGGTGTGGATCGTACTCCTTAGTCGACCCCTTATAAGGGAATCTCCAAGCAGGCGCCAAGTCGTAGCGGCAGTTTTCATCATCGTAGGCGAGGTCGTCGTAGCAGTCTTTGGAGATCATAAAAATGATGAAGGC AAACTTGTTGCGcacggaaaaaggaagtACCTCGAAGGAAATCTAACAAGGCTTTCTGTTATCCTTAATAAGCGCCAATCCTACTTGGAGGTATCCTTTATGTTGTACTTTGGTGGCACTGTTTTGCTGATGCTTCTTCTGGTTCACTGGATGCGTAGCGGTTCACCTATTCTCAAGCGTTTTGCGTGGGGCGTGTCTGGTGGTATCATAACGGGTCTGCAAAATTTTCTGAAAGACTCGCTCATCCTTATCAAGGCGGTGAAGATTTCCGACGCCGAAGAATCGTATCCTTGGTTTGGAGTCCTTCTGATTGTACTGGCTGTTTCAACATCGTTTGGTGggctgctgttgcttacCGCATGCATGAAACGATTCGATGCCACGTACTCGTCTGCCATGTTTGTGGGTTCCTTCGTAGTTTCGGCCAGCATTATGAGCGCTATTCACTACAACACTTTCAGCCAATTGCAATCGTTGGCTAATTTAATCCTGTATCCCGCAGGATTGCTTATTCTCATGGCTGGAGTTCTCATTCTTGTGCAAGAAAGCCGGAAACACTCTGACCCCGGCGATCGCGCCACAATAGTATTGGAGGATCCGGCTACGCCTCGCCAAAGGAATGGTCCCGTACGCTTGGTGAGTTATCAACGCATGCGGAATTGGTAA
- a CDS encoding predicted protein, with protein sequence ALVTGASRGIGRAIAVELARWEIPLILVARDVERLTALAYDIEACYGVKCCVLQADLAQRGVAEKIYNTTCSAGLKVEILINNAGISSQGLAVDIPVTEATRIIQVNALSVSTLSHLYGRDMKDRRRGRILVVSSICAAVAGLPTVAVYAATKAFENTLSLSMAKELEPFGVGVTCLMPGAV encoded by the coding sequence GCCCTAGTGACAGGTGCATCTCGAGGTATTGGCCGCGCAATCGCGGTCGAGTTGGCACGGTGGGAAATACCACTGATTTTAGTGGCTCGTGATGTGGAACGACTAACAGCCCTTGCTTACGATATTGAAGCATGTTACGGAGTTAAATGTTGCGTGCTGCAAGCAGATTTGGCTCAACGAGGGGTGGCAGAAAAAATTTACAACACAACTTGCTCCGCTGGCTTAAAAGTAGAAATCCTAATCAACAATGCAGGAATCTCGTCTCAAGGCTTGGCGGTCGATATTCCGGTCACGGAAGCAACTCGCATAATTCAGGTCAACGCATTGTCTGTATCCACTCTGAGCCATTTGTATGGCAGAGATATGAAAGatcgacgacgaggacgtaTACTTGTGGTGTCCTCTATTTGTGCGGCTGTGGCTGGTCTGCCGACCGTAGCGGTGTACGCAGCCACCAAAGCTTTTGAAAATACCCTCAGTCTGTCAATGGCCAAAGAGCTTGAACCTTTTGGAGTGGGTGTGACATGTCTCATGCCGGGTGCTGTC
- a CDS encoding predicted protein has protein sequence MGLIHTPRTIVSIAKGLWKRRQGTVDWPGLGPDKPYVYNARLGLFDVDYLGHLNNAAYLSHAELARWELTAANGMLTSMLQSGTNFIVSGSCIRYRQEIRPVFRKFQVDTYVAGLDQRTIWMVQNFRYPGQNERIRAQMIVQGVAVQKTKGIIDPRSFFVDTVGMPSDLIESVNLPITSDDTVEDVLERYSFLEKALRRAATVDDELQKKEANKE, from the coding sequence ATGGGACTGATTCACACTCCGCGAACCATCGTTAGTATCGCCAAAGGACTTTGGAAGCGTCGGCAGGGTACCGTTGACTGGCCAGGTCTGGGACCGGATAAGCCATACGTCTACAACGCTCGCCTTGGTTTATTTGACGTGGATTACCTCGGACACTTGAACAACGCTGCATATTTATCCCATGCAGAGTTAGCCCGTTGGGAACTTACAGCCGCCAACGGAATGCTGACCAGTATGCTACAAAGCGGAACAAACTTTATTGTTTCCGGTTCGTGTATACGCTATCGACAGGAGATTCGCCCTGTTTTTCGAAAGTTCCAGGTTGACACGTACGTTGCCGGCCTAGACCAACGCACAATATGGATGGTTCAAAACTTTAGGTATCCGGGGCAAAACGAACGTATTCGTGCACAGATGATTGTTCAAGGAGTGGCAGTTCAAAAGACGAAAGGAATTATCGATCCTCGTTCTTTCTTTGTAGATACCGTTGGCATGCCGTCAGATTTAATAGAGAGCGTGAACCTTCCAATCACCTCCGACGATACTGTCGAAGACGTTCTAGAACGCTACTCGTTTCTGGAAAAAGCACTacgaagagcagcaacagtTGACGACGAATTACAAAAAAAGGAGGCAAATAAGGAGTGA
- a CDS encoding predicted protein yields MAGFPRSGSHTLAYALESLGFRTCHGQEIGRNVLGTHGALASALQDNDIDAILRETSTLRCNATLELHAIFWQELADASPDTKFIVLLRDFDSWFDSVVAFLNGMAPLYRYPLRFVPFFSRNFDMATGLARYRDGMTYEGAVHYLQNPATEYHTNLLRASHSQFHELILERIAKEPERFLALSLTDGFPPLCDFLQIAWEDCPKVDFPRLGDRTAVRTVGRFLRILEISLYVLPILLLYSAWKMMKRAKTFGKVKIG; encoded by the coding sequence ATGGCTGGGTTTCCTCGCAGTGGATCCCATACATTGGCATACGCCTTGGAGAGTCTCGGATTCCGAACCTGCCATGGACAAGAAATCGGGCGAAACGTTTTGGGAACACACGGAGCTCTAGCAAGTGCCCTACAGGACAATGACATCGACGCGATTCTGAGAGAAACCAGCACTCTGCGATGCAACGCAACGCTCGAACTGCACGCAATATTTTGGCAAGAGCTTGCTGACGCAAGTCCAGATACAAAATTTATTGTCCTTTTGCGAGATTTTGATTCCTGGTTTGACAGTGTAGTTGCATTTTTGAACGGGATGGCTCCTTTGTATAGATATCCGCTAAGATTTGTCCCTTTTTTCAGTCGAAATTTTGATATGGCGACCGGTTTGGCGCGATACCGGGACGGCATGACTTACGAAGGTGCAGTTCATTATTTGCAGAATCCTGCAACGGAATATCATACAAATCTACTCCGAGCTTCGCATAGCCAATTCCATGAGCTGATCCTCGAGCGTATTGCCAAGGAACCCGAACGCTTTTTGGCGTTGAGCTTGACTGATGGCTTTCCACCATTGTGTGATTTTCTGCAGATTGCCTGGGAAGACTGCCCAAAAGTGGATTTTCCGCGACTAGGTGATCGGACCGCTGTCCGTACTGTTGGCCGATTCCTTCGAATATTGGAGATAAGTTTGTACGTCCTTCCTATTTTGCTACTGTACAGCGCATGGAAGATGATGAAACGTGCCaaaacttttggaaaagtgaAAATAGGCTGA
- a CDS encoding predicted protein: MSRTLALGNSLAHSNPNAMNQSHLKEAVVPPSPPRFKFILLTLDRPSPSVSWGLSLSLFEKSYLVVGESKALHIASLVQNLWSVESTLNPWFFWQNRVDIGTVPRYLTSLPSHPTPRTVLPGDCILSINGIVVPSFGTLSNATNALRSKNHVQLVLLRYPAALELARMKRDEAVAAAAGSVMPIPDGSIRAAQAAFFVYRNIPVPRSFVSSSATTARTTQLSVPDKRHFAPLNSQDKASKPSNTSHFKPHKKTNSWKPPPPILNPLFRDAHGKPLVYEDSAFSFECDPDEGHRAALFLQPVADFHQWLQIRKAAWRKRYRLPSVEETIVDEVRNADRFPDRVAIDFWTPQGFDNFPTWLRTRTTMWKTAYSWNQKKLERLEKDVEEIVSLDRDDFGEWLRVRKNQWKVQRRKRQRELTIALPSASKMTAASLCSPLHNTVVTPEGSPASSTVTTKRSLFTLDHPELVLIDAFLEEQERSRRILDSRPPLDLSFIFDAALGCPDDVVVHIFQYLNPVEHSKLLCISKKTRQALQQRGDVFRQLCPAHWKLPRRPRKPWHELYLTQLHTETERSRKAWDDLLSRASAILLKGDQLQSIEKLIGMAERDFRFDVNYSSGVVCERNSILNLAVIHQRHKVVRWLVETKKADIETCDRGNFTPLLNAAWAGDRFLVRFFLQKGASRSQLGTGHYTRPLALPDFVGFTAEGWANERGYEEIAKLLRLGL; this comes from the coding sequence ATGTCACGAACTTTGGCTCTCGGGAACTCCTTGGCTCACTCTAATCCTAATGCAATGAACCAAAGCCATCTCAAGGAGGCTGTGGTTCCCCCCTCTCCACCTCGATTCAAGTTTATTCTTCTAACCTTGGATCGACCTTCTCCCTCCGTATCCTGGGGCCTGTCGCTCAGTCTTTTCGAAAAGTCATACCTAGTTGTGGGGGAATCGAAGGCTCTCCATATCGCTTCCTTGGTGCAAAATCTGTGGAGCGTGGAATCCACTTTAAATCCGTGGTTCTTCTGGCAGAACCGCGTCGATATCGGCACGGTTCCCCGCTACCTTACTTCGCTCCCGTCTCATCCGACGCCTAGGACTGTTTTGCCCGGAGATTGTATACTTTCGATTAATGGAATCGTCGTTCCGAGTTTTGGAACCTTATCAAACGCCACAAACGCTTTGCGTTCGAAAAATCATGTCCAACTGGTCCTTTTGAGGTATCCGGCGGCCCTCGAGTTGGCCCGAATGAAACGGGACGAGGCCgtggcagcggcggcggGTAGCGTGATGCCGATTCCGGATGGCAGTATTCGTGCGGCCCAAGCAGCCTTTTTCGTTTATCGAAACATTCCCGTGCCCCGGTCCTTTGTCTCTTCCTCAGCGACTACTGCACGGACTACACAGCTATCCGTGCCAGACAAGAGGCACTTTGCACCGTTGAATTCCCAAGACAAAGCATCCAAACCGTCCAACACAAGCCATTTCAAACCCCACAAAAAGACGAATTCATGGAAGCCTCCTCCGCCCATTTTGAATCCACTGTTCCGGGACGCGCACGGAAAGCCCCTAGTGTACGAAGACTCGGCCTTTTCCTTCGAGTGCGATCCCGATGAAGGACATCGTGCCGCGCTGTTTCTGCAGCCCGTGGCCGATTTTCACCAGTGGTTGCAGATTCGCAAGGCTGCTTGGCGGAAGCGTTACCGTCTTCCATCTGTAGAAGAAACAATAGTGGATGAGGTTCGGAACGCTGATCGTTTCCCCGATAGAGTAGCAATTGATTTTTGGACACCGCAGGGTTTCGACAACTTTCCCACCTGGTTGCGGACGCGAACCACGATGTGGAAAACGGCTTACTCGTGGAACCAAAAGAAGCTGGAACGATTGGAAAAAGATGTTGAAGAGATCGTTAGTTTGGATCGAGATGACTTTGGCGAATGGTTGCGAGTACGGAAGAACCAGTGGAAGGTTCAACGGCGTAAACGACAGCGAGAATTGACCATCGCTTTGCCGTCTGCATCCAAAATGACCGCTGCAAGTCTATGCTCGCCGTTGCACAATACGGTAGTTACACCAGAAGGATCCCCAGCTTCTAGCACTGTGACTACAAAGCGCTCCCTGTTCACACTGGACCATCCGGAGCTTGTACTGATTGACGCTTTTCtggaagaacaagagcgATCTCGACGCATTTTAGACAGTCGGCCGCCTCTGGATCTCTCCTTTATATTCGACGCAGCCTTGGGGTGCCCCGATGATGTCGTTGTGCATATTTTTCAGTATCTGAATCCAGTGGAGCACTCCAAGCTCTTGTGTATCTCGAAAAAGACTCGTCAAGCCCTGCAACAACGCGGCGATGTTTTCAGACAACTTTGTCCAGCGCATTGGAAGCTACCACGAAGACCCCGCAAACCTTGGCACGAGCTGTACCTGACGCAGTTGCACACGGAGACTGAACGATCTCGTAAGGCCTGGGACGATCTACTTTCCAGAGCGTCGGCGATTCTCCTCAAGGGTGATCAGCTTCAGTCCATAGAGAAATTGATTGGTATGGCTGAAAGAGATTTCCGCTTTGACGTCAACTACAGCAGTGGTGTCGTTTGCGAGCGAAATTCCATCCTAAACCTAGCTGTAATCCATCAACGGCACAAAGTGGTGCGCTGGCTGgttgaaaccaaaaaagctGATATTGAAACATGTGATCGGGGGAACTTCACTCCATTATTGAATGCCGCTTGGGCTGGGGACCGGTTTTTGGTGCGATTCTTTCTCCAAAAAGGAGCGAGTCGATCGCAGCTCGGGACTGGTCACTACACACGACCATTGGCACTCCCCGACTTTGTTGGATTCACAGCAGAAGGCTGGGCAAACGAACGGGGATATGAGGAAATCGCTAAATTGCTTCGGCTGGGATTGTAA
- a CDS encoding cation channel protein (similarity to non-ligand gated Cation channels; family contains Sodium, Potassium, Calcium ion channels.), which yields MMQGIVENGQDKVVEPEKLEDANRNQPGKRVRIMISSSLLQEKLQTPERLETVHRRDESLQGGDEEYSSHTAATTSADASSSNLSVRSVHHDEAEDPSDSSFSAIPEDTAPACNEKVITSSIKSHASNERSNSEERKKEKPPTLPPSYASTIRKTRQFAGKLVNNDRVQLFIIVLIIINSIMMGVATFDFATDNDKVRNAFEATDKAFLIVFTIELGLQAMYHGPHLVKDAWLLFDLVIVVTSWSLEGFQVVRAFRIFRTLRLITRLTVLRNLILAIFQVAPSMGAIIALLVLILYVYAVLCTEFFRDAFVDGITSEDYFSRLDSSLFTLFSMMTLEWADIVRELMEEYYWAWAVFGTFLVATSFILYSLVIAVICDAVAVTEHEEEAAIEAALLKTSQQETQERIRSIQSRMQDLTTAQYQTLTAVNTALLHLHGQDLKPFLTERSVSLANVRRISLEKKTEKSPRMF from the coding sequence ATGATGCAAGGAATCGTGGAGAACGGCCAAGACAAAGTGGTAGAGCCGGAAAAACTCGAAGACGCCAACCGTAACCAACCCGGAAAACGCGTCCGCATTATGATCTCTTCATCTCTGCTGCAGGAAAAACTGCAGACACCGGAACGCCTTGAAACTGTGCACCGCCGTGACGAGTCGCTCCAAGGGGGCGATGAGGAGTACTCGTCTCATACCGCGGCTACTACTTCGGCCGACGCTTCCAGTAGTAATCTATCGGTGCGCTCCGTTCATCATGACGAGGCGGAAGACCCTAGTGATTCATCCTTCTCAGCTATACCAGAAGATACTGCACCTGCTTGCAACGAAAAGGTTATTACTTCCAGTATAAAGAGCCACGCGAGCAATGAAAGAAGCAACTCGGAAGAACGGAAGAAGGAGAAACCCCCAACACTTCCACCGTCGTACGCTTCCACCATCAGGAAAACTCGCCAGTTTGCCGGCAAGCTAGTGAATAATGATCGTGTGCAgctcttcatcatcgtcttgaTCATCATCAACTCCATTATGATGGGTGTGGCTACTTTTGACTTTGCaaccgacaacgacaaggtCAGGAATGCTTTCGAAGCAACAGACAAGGCTTTCTTGATTGTTTTTACAATCGAATTAGGATTGCAAGCCATGTATCACGGCCCGCACTTAGTAAAAGATGCCTGGCTGCTTTTTGATCTCGTAATCGTTGTCACGAGCTGGAGTTTGGAAGGTTTTCAAGTTGTCCGTGcgtttcgaatttttcgaacTCTTCGGCTAATCACTCGTCTCACGGTATTGCGCAATCTCATTCTGGCAATTTTTCAAGTCGCCCCAAGTATGGGAGCAATCATTGCTCTTTTGGTGCTTATTCTCTACGTCTACGCTGTTTTGTGCACAGAATTCTTCCGGGATGCCTTTGTGGACGGCATCACTAGCGAGGATTACTTCAGTCGACTGGATTCATCTCTTTTTACACTGTTCTCGATGATGACATTGGAATGGGCGGACATTGTTCGGGAACTCATGGAGGAATACTACTGGGCCTGGGCCGTCTTTGGGACCTTCTTGGTGGCAACTTCTTTCATTTTGTACAGTCTAGTGATTGCTGTCATTTGTGATGCGGTGGCCGTAACGGAACACGAGGAAGAGGCAGCTATCGAAGCCGCTTTGCTGAAAACCTCTCAACAGGAGACCCAAGAACGCATACGAAGTATACAAAGTCGAATGCAAGATTTGACCACGGCACAGTATCAGACTTTGACCGCAGTGAATACAGCATTGCTCCACCTACATGGCCAAGACCTCAAGCCATTTCTGACGGAGCGGTCTGTTTCGCTTGCGAATGTGCGCCGCATCAGTTTAGAGAAAAAAACAGAGAAGTCCCCGAGAATGTTTTGA
- a CDS encoding predicted protein produces NSTYGSHDYWEDRFENEDSFEWLLSYEQLAAQIEPHLLPVSRILVVGCGNAPFSADLYDAGYHNIVNVDYSETVIANMQQRHLTERLQMEWLVMDMTDLSALMDASFDVVIDKAAMDAIMTKESDVWNPDASVVRASRDMCRHISRILRPDGGVFLQISLAQPHFRKRYLL; encoded by the coding sequence AACTCAACGTACGGAAGTCACGACTACTGGGAAGATCGTTTTGAAAACGAAGACAGTTTTGAATGGCTGCTCTCTTACGAACAACTTGCAGCCCAAATTGAACCCCATCTCCTGCCGGTCAGTCGCATTCTCGTCGTCGGGTGCGGCAACGCTCCATTTTCCGCCGACCTCTACGATGCCGGATATCACAATATTGTCAACGTAGACTATTCCGAAACGGTAATTGCCAatatgcaacaaaggcacCTAACGGAGCGCCTCCAAATGGAATGGCTTGTCATGGACATGACAGATCTGTCGGCATTGATGGACGCCAGTTTCGATGTCGTAATCGACAAGGCTGCCATGGATGCTATCATGACCAAAGAAAGCGATGTTTGGAATCCCGATGCTTCTGTAGTACGAGCTAGTCGTGACATGTGTCGACATATCTCACGAATCCTCCGACCGGACGGCGGTGTATTTCTACAAATCAGCTTGGCACAACCACATTTTCGCAAACGGTATCTTTTG